A genomic stretch from Theobroma cacao cultivar B97-61/B2 chromosome 4, Criollo_cocoa_genome_V2, whole genome shotgun sequence includes:
- the LOC18601235 gene encoding receptor protein kinase TMK1, giving the protein MKKETHVGCCFNLFAIVLGLSLIFVSVKSQKSASDDAAVMLALRKTLNPPESLGWSDTDPCKWIHVVCSEDKRVTRIQIGHQNLQGTLPSNLQNLTELERLELQWNNISGSVPSLNGLSSLQVVMLSNNRFTSFPDDFFSGLSSLQSVEIDKNPFSAWEIPHSLKNASALQNFSANSANISGKIPDIFGPDEFPGLTILHLAFNSLEGELPSSFSGSPIQSLWVNGQESNGKLTGSIAVIQNMTSLKEVWLQSNSFSGPLPDFSGLKDLQSLSLRDNSFTGPVHISLVNLGSLKTVNLTNNLLQGPMPEFKNSISVDMVKDSNSFCLPSPGECDPRVTVLLTVVKPMGYPQKLAENWKGNDPCADWLGITCGNGNITVVNFEKIGLTGTISPDFASLKSLQRLILADNNLTGSIPEELTSLIALKELDVSNNQLYGKIPTFKSNVILNTNGNPDIGKEKSSSTSPGTTADNPMEGKGSNSSGSSGNSGKKSSALIGIIVVSVLGGLVVVGLFGLLLFCLYKKKQKRFSRVQSPNAMVIHPRHSGSDNESVKITVAGSSVSVGAVSETHTIPNSEPGDIQMVEAGNMVISIQVLRNVTNNFSGENILGRGGFGVVYKGELHDGTKIAVKRMESGVISGKGLAEFKSEIAVLTKVRHRHLVALLGYCLDGNEKLLVYEYMPQGTLSRHIFNWAEEGLKPLEWTKRLIIALDVARGVEYLHGLAHQSFIHRDLKPSNILLGDDMRAKVADFGLVRLAPEGKGSIETRIAGTFGYLAPEYAVTGRVTTKVDVFSFGVILMELITGRRALDESQPEESMHLVTWFKRMHINKDLFRKAIDPTIDLIEETLASISTVAELAGHCCAREPYQRPDMGHAVNVLASLVELWKPTYQCSEDIYGIDLEMSLPQALKKWQAYEGRSNLESSSSSLLPSLDNTQTSIPTRPYGFAESFTSADGR; this is encoded by the exons ATGAAGAAGGAAACCCATGTTGGCTGCTGCTTCAATCTTTTTGCCATTGTTCTTGGATTGTCTTTAATCTTCGTCTCTGTAAAATCCCAGAAAAGTGCCAGTGATGATGCTGCAGTGATGTTAGCTCTCAGGAAGACCCTCAACCCACCCGAATCTCTCGGATGGTCCGACACGGATCCCTGCAAATGGATCCACGTTGTCTGCTCAGAGGACAAGCGGGTCACCAGGATCCAAATTGGTCACCAGAACCTGCAAGGTACACTTCcttcaaatcttcaaaacctgACCGAACTAGAGCGTTTAGAGCTACAGTGGAACAACATTTCAGGTTCCGTCCCTAGCTTAAACGGACTAAGCTCACTACAAGTGGTTATGCTAAGTAATAATCGCTTCACTTCATTTCCCGATGATTTCTTTTCGGGCTTATCTTCTCTTCAATCTGTGGAGATTGATAAAAACCCTTTTTCTGCCTGGGAAATCCCTCATAGTTTGAAAAATGCTTCTGCTTTGCAGAACTTCTCAGCCAACTCTGCTAACATTAGCGGCAAAATACCAGACATTTTTGGACCTGATGAGTTTCCAGGTCTAACCATTTTGCATTTGGCCTTCAATAGTCTAGAAGGAGAGCTGCCCTCCAGCTTTTCTGGGTCACCAATCCAGTCTTTATGGGTTAATGGGCAGGAAAGTAATGGTAAACTTACTGGTAGCATTGCTGTAATACAGAACATGACATCCTTGAAAGAGGTTTGGTTGCAGTCCAATTCATTTTCTGGTCCTTTACCAGACTTCTCTGGTTTAAAAGACTTGCAGAGTTTGAGTTTGAGGGACAACTCCTTTACTGGGCCTGTTCACATTTCTCTGGTGAATCTCGGGTCATTAAAAACTGTAAATTTGACAAATAATTTACTTCAAGGACCAATGCCTGAGTTTAAGAATTCCATTTCTGTGGATATGGTTAAGGACTCGAATAGCTTTTGTTTGCCAAGTCCTGGTGAGTGTGATCCGAGGGTGACTGTGTTGCTTACTGTTGTGAAGCCGATGGGTTATCCACAAAAGCTTGCTGAAAATTGGAAAGGGAATGATCCTTGTGCAGATTGGCTTGGGATTACCTGTGGTAATGGGAACATTACTGTTGTTAATTTTGAGAAGATAGGCCTTACAGGTACCATCTCTCCTGATTTTGCATCACTTAAGTCTTTGCAGAGGCTGATTCTTGCTGATAATAATCTTACTGGTTCCATTCCGGAGGAGCTTACCTCTCTAATTGCACTTAAAGAACTCGACGTATCAAACAATCAACTTTATGGGAAAATCCCTACTTTCAAGAGCAATGTCATTTTGAATACAAATGGTAATCCTGACATCGGCAAGGAGAAAAGTAGTTCTACTTCTCCAGGTACAACGGCTGACAATCCCATGGAAGGCAAAGGATCTAATAGTAGTGGAAGTTCTGGTAACAGTGGCAAGAAATCTTCAGCTTTGATTGGAATAATTGTAGTTTCTGTTCTTGGGGGTCTGGTAGTTGTTGGCTTGTTTGGTTTGTTGCTTTTCTGtctttacaaaaagaaacagaaacgGTTTAGCAGAGTACAGAGCCCAAATGCAATGGTGATTCACCCACGTCATTCTGGGTCAGATAATGAAAGTGTTAAGATTACAGTTGCTGGCTCAAGTGTTAGTGTTGGTGCTGTGAGTGAAACTCATACAATTCCAAACAGTGAGCCTGGTGACATACAAATGGTTGAAGCAGGAAACATGGTTATCTCTATCCAAGTTTTAAGGAACGTGACCAACAATTTCAGTGGAGAAAATATATTGGGACGAGGGGGTTTTGGGGTTGTATATAAAGGTGAGTTGCATGATGGTACAAAGATCGCTGTGAAGAGAATGGAATCTGGGGTTATTAGTGGGAAGGGTTTAGCAGAATTTAAGTCTGAGATTGCTGTATTGACAAAAGTTCGACACCGGCATCTTGTTGCTCTTCTTGGGTATTGCTTGGATGGGAATGAGAAGCTTCTTGTGTATGAATACATGCCCCAAGGTACTCTTAGTAGACATATCTTTAACTGGGCAGAAGAAGGATTAAAACCACTTGAATGGACAAAAAGGTTGATCATTGCCTTAGATGTGGCAAGGGGTGTTGAATATCTTCATGGTTTAGCCCATCAAAGCTTTATACATAGAGACTTGAAGCCTTCAAACATTCTACTTGGTGATGATATGAGGGCTAAGGTAGCAGACTTTGGTCTTGTGCGTCTTGCTCCTGAGGGTAAAGGCTCCATTGAAACTAGAATTGCTGGAACATTTGGATACCTGGCACCAGAATATGCag TTACTGGACGAGTTACAACTAAAGTGGATGTATTTAGCTTTGGGGTGATATTGATGGAGCTAATCACAGGCAGAAGAGCACTTGATGAAAGCCAACCTGAGGAAAGCATGCACCTAGTTACATGGTTCAAGAGAATGCACATAAACAAGGACTTGTTCCGCAAAGCCATTGACCCCACAATTGACCTCATTGAGGAAACTCTTGCCAGTATCAGCACTGTTGCTGAGTTGGCAGGTCATTGCTGTGCAAGGGAGCCATATCAAAGGCCTGATATGGGTCATGCTGTAAATGTGCTCGCTTCTCTAGTGGAGCTTTGGAAACCAACTTATCAATGCTCTGAAGACATATATGGCATTGACCTTGAAATGTCATTGCCACAAGCACTAAAAAAGTGGCAAGCTTATGAAGGCAGAAGCAATTTGGagtcttcatcttcttcactTCTTCCCAGCTTAGACAACACTCAAACCAGCATTCCTACGCGGCCTTATGGATTTGCTGAGTCATTTACATCAGCAGATGGGAGATAA